One genomic segment of Acanthochromis polyacanthus isolate Apoly-LR-REF ecotype Palm Island chromosome 9, KAUST_Apoly_ChrSc, whole genome shotgun sequence includes these proteins:
- the LOC110950746 gene encoding angiopoietin-related protein 1-like — MGSGMWGLFILLGLSLWSNTQALTKNPILSRIRRAPEASGENKKCSYTFLVPEQKITGPICAARGYSTDKDRVTRLDVALVRDLLSKQRREMETLKLVVDVDGNLVNEMKLLRKESRNMNSRVTQLYMQLLHEIIRKRDNSLELAQLETRILNATTESLRLSSRYRELEAKYAALSAVVNNQSVLIGALEERCMQVYSHRREQPPLGPPLVQVVPENIPVNVPRFTNEIQRDNTRGFARERGSRSGPSPTSGTLEVQKPPQRNFSTEGPFRDCWEAQEAGHSTSGMYLIRPDEAERPVQVWCEQDIDNGGWTVIQSRKDGSVNFFRNWDNYKSGFGNIDGEYWLGLEGIYNLGRQGDYKLLVELEDWMDKKVYAQYNSFHLEPESEGYRLRLGTYQGNAGDSLSSHNGKQFTTLDRDKDAFSGNCAHFHKGGWWYNACGQANLNGVWYSGGVYRSKFQDGIFWADYGGGFYSMKAVRIMIRPID; from the exons ATGGGATCTGGAATGTGGGGCCTATTTATTCTGCTTGGTCTGTCTCTTTGGAGCAACACTCAAGCCCTCACCAAGAACCCTATCCTGTCCCGGATACGAAGGGCTCCAGAGGCCAGTGGAGAAAACAAGAAGTGCTCCTACACCTTCCTGGTCCCTGAACAGAAGATCACAGGTCCCATCTGCGCCGCCCGGGGTTATTCAACTGACAAGGACCGAGTGACACGCCTGGACGTGGCCTTGGTGCGTGACCTGCTGTCAAAGCAGCGGCGGGAGATGGAGACTTTGAAACTGGTGGTGGATGTGGACGGCAACTTGGTGAATGAGATGAAGCTGTTGAGGAAAGAGAGCAGGAACATGAACTCCAGGGTGACTCAGCTCTACATGCAGCTGCTCCACGAGATCATCAGAAAGAGGGATAACTCGCTGGAGCTGGCTCAGCTGGAGACACGAATCCTTAACGCCACCACTGAGTCGCTGCGCCTGTCCTCCCGCTACAGGGAACTGGAGGCCAAGTACGCAGCCCTGTCTGCGGTGGTGAACAACCAGTCAGTGCTGATAGGAGCGCTGGAGGAGCGTTGTATGCAGGTGTACAGTCATAGGCGTGAACAACCTCCCCTGGGACCTCCACTGGTGCAGGTTGTGCCTGAGAACATTCCAGTCAATGTGCCACGTTTCACCAATGAGATCCAGAGGGACAACACCCGAGGGTTTGCCCGGGAAAGGGGCTCTCGTTCCGGGCCATCACCCACCAGCGGTACCCTGGAAGTCCAGAAACCTCCTCAGAGAAACTTCAGTACAGAAG GCCCATTTAGAGACTGTTGGGAGGCGCAGGAGGCCGGACACAGCACCAGTGGCATGTACTTGATCCGACCCGACGAAGCAGAGAGGCCAGTGCAGGTGTGGTGTGAACAGGATATAGACAACGGAGGATGGACCGTTATCCAGAGCAGAAAAGATGGCTCAGTTAACTTCTTCAGGAACTGGGATAACTACAAG AGCGGCTTTGGAAACATAGACGGAGAATACTGGCTCGGCCTCGAAGGCATCTATAATCTCGGGAGGCAGGGCGACTACAAGCTGCTGGTGGAGCTGGAAGACTGGATGGACAAGAAGGTCTACGCTCAGTACAACAGCTTCCACCTGGAGCCGGAGAGTGAGGGATACCGTCTGCGCCTGGGCACATACCAGGGCAACGCCGGGGACTCGCTCAGCAGCCACAACGGCAAACAGTTCACCACTCTGGATCGAGATAAGGATGCCTTTTCAG GTAACTGTGCCCATTTCCATAAAGGAGGCTGGTGGTACAATGCCTGTGGCCAAGCCAATCTTAATGGTGTCTGGTACTCCGGAGGAGTCTACCGCAGCAAATTCCAAGACGGCATCTTCTGGGCTGACTACGGTGGAGGCTTCTACTCCATGAAAGCTGTTCGCATCATGATCAGGCCCATAGACTGA